In one window of Dyella thiooxydans DNA:
- a CDS encoding CDP-glycerol glycerophosphotransferase family protein — protein sequence MPKHYLLYGSERYALAILRPLQAAIRARGDETAWFFDGPGAEDLVDGERLLNVEEVRRWKPIAVLTPGNHLPHFFPGVKVEVFHGFDAGKPRHIYIRGFFDLYCTTGPRDTAQFQALADQLGHFAVTETGWPKLDPFMREIAGPLPPVRTPPVILYHSTFSPSWSAAETLYEEVKRLSRDGRWRWIVTFHPKMNPETRVKYKALENEHLRFAEDDNILDLFGQVDMMCSDTSSALNEFLLTGKPVVTFRNRRPGPQLIDIDRAEDFEPAIERALARPPELMQAIRDYADAIHPYRDGRSSERVLDAIDAFIAGGGRNRKPKPMNLWRKFKLRRRIGYWGPPRVR from the coding sequence ATGCCCAAGCACTACCTCCTCTACGGCTCCGAACGTTACGCGCTGGCGATCCTGCGCCCGCTGCAGGCGGCGATCCGCGCCCGCGGCGACGAGACGGCGTGGTTCTTCGACGGCCCCGGCGCGGAGGATCTGGTCGATGGCGAGCGCCTGCTGAACGTGGAAGAGGTGCGTCGCTGGAAGCCGATCGCCGTGCTCACCCCAGGCAACCACCTGCCGCACTTTTTCCCGGGCGTGAAGGTCGAGGTGTTCCACGGTTTCGATGCCGGCAAGCCGCGCCACATCTACATCCGCGGCTTCTTCGACCTGTACTGCACCACCGGCCCGCGCGACACCGCGCAGTTCCAGGCGCTGGCCGACCAGCTCGGCCACTTCGCCGTGACCGAGACGGGCTGGCCCAAGCTCGACCCGTTCATGCGCGAGATCGCCGGCCCGCTGCCGCCGGTGCGCACGCCGCCGGTGATCCTCTACCACTCGACCTTCTCGCCCTCCTGGAGCGCCGCCGAGACGCTGTATGAAGAGGTCAAGCGGCTGTCGCGCGACGGCCGCTGGCGCTGGATCGTCACCTTCCATCCGAAGATGAACCCGGAAACCCGCGTCAAGTACAAGGCACTGGAGAACGAGCACCTGCGCTTTGCCGAAGACGACAACATCCTCGACCTGTTCGGCCAGGTGGACATGATGTGCTCGGATACCTCCTCCGCCCTCAACGAATTCCTGCTCACCGGCAAGCCCGTGGTCACCTTCAGGAACCGCCGTCCCGGTCCGCAGCTGATCGACATCGACCGGGCGGAGGATTTCGAGCCGGCGATCGAACGCGCGCTGGCCCGGCCGCCGGAGCTGATGCAGGCGATCCGCGACTATGCCGATGCCATCCATCCCTACCGTGACGGGCGCTCCAGCGAGCGGGTGCTGGATGCCATCGACGCCTTCATCGCCGGGGGCGGCCGCAACCGCAAGCCGAAGCCGATGAACCTGTGGCGCAAGTTCAAGCTGCGCCGGCGTATCGGCTACTGGGGACCGCCCCGCGTCCGCTAA
- a CDS encoding ArnT family glycosyltransferase, with the protein MTSNAYRRSEHLRALWPWLPLWTAAALLAIFSHGPMPLFSTRTLAVAWEMWHGHHWLVPYMNGAPYSEKAPLLFWMIHAGWAVFGVNDVWPRVLEVGFGGAELVLVSMIARRLFPDRPWVASATPWMLLSLSYAFLFGLQIMYDVLLATWALATLLCLLPTDRRAEPRWWLFGLCIGFGLLTKGPVMLLHVIFPWLLGPFWSDWARQHRARWYGFGALGVLLGLAMLLAWAIPAGFSGGEAYRQRLFFTQTAGRVVNGVAPAADLQNHARPVWWYLLAVPVLMFPLSAWPRAVAALAMLRRPLPVGVRFALSWLVPAFITFSLVSGKQLYYPLPELGGACLLLAGAVALLRERHPRLATTAWLGTWPLAVGGALLAIFMFVLPGLVAGDHLHGEWLDEAVGYSRYFSALFLLLGALLLLRGRGEMRRLAVAGLVGTLALNTLFTLTAWHKYDLTPSNQLLASMQAQHRAIGYFGSYDAQFHFAARLTGPIVEMHVPAQVAAFAQAHPDGVIVTHPGKLTDEDRRYALLVQPFRSSWIVIWSAPALADVQAGQLPPEPATPTLVYPGTARP; encoded by the coding sequence GTGACGTCCAACGCCTACCGTCGATCCGAACACCTGCGCGCCTTGTGGCCCTGGTTGCCACTGTGGACCGCGGCCGCGTTGCTGGCGATCTTCTCGCACGGGCCGATGCCGCTGTTCTCCACCCGCACGCTCGCGGTGGCTTGGGAGATGTGGCACGGACATCACTGGCTGGTGCCGTACATGAATGGGGCGCCCTACAGCGAGAAGGCTCCCCTGCTGTTCTGGATGATCCACGCCGGCTGGGCCGTGTTCGGCGTCAACGACGTGTGGCCGCGCGTGCTCGAGGTCGGCTTCGGCGGTGCCGAGCTGGTGCTGGTATCGATGATCGCCCGGCGCCTGTTCCCCGACCGGCCGTGGGTGGCCTCCGCCACGCCGTGGATGCTGCTGTCGCTGAGCTACGCGTTCCTGTTCGGCCTGCAGATCATGTACGACGTGCTGCTGGCGACCTGGGCACTGGCCACCCTGCTGTGCCTGCTGCCGACCGACCGCCGCGCCGAGCCGCGCTGGTGGCTGTTCGGCCTGTGCATCGGCTTCGGCCTGCTCACCAAGGGGCCGGTGATGCTGCTGCACGTGATCTTTCCGTGGCTGCTCGGTCCATTCTGGAGCGACTGGGCCCGCCAGCACCGCGCGCGCTGGTACGGCTTCGGCGCGCTGGGCGTGCTGCTGGGCCTGGCGATGCTGCTGGCCTGGGCGATCCCGGCCGGCTTCAGCGGTGGCGAGGCCTACCGTCAACGGCTGTTCTTCACCCAGACCGCGGGGCGGGTGGTCAACGGCGTGGCCCCGGCCGCAGACCTGCAGAACCATGCACGGCCGGTGTGGTGGTACCTGCTGGCCGTGCCGGTGCTGATGTTCCCGCTCAGCGCCTGGCCGCGCGCGGTCGCCGCGCTGGCGATGCTGCGCCGACCGCTGCCGGTCGGCGTGCGCTTCGCGCTGAGCTGGCTGGTGCCGGCCTTCATCACTTTCTCGCTGGTCAGCGGCAAGCAGCTGTACTACCCGCTGCCCGAGCTGGGCGGCGCCTGCCTGCTGCTGGCCGGGGCCGTGGCCCTGCTGCGCGAGCGCCATCCGCGACTGGCCACCACCGCCTGGCTCGGCACGTGGCCGCTCGCCGTGGGTGGTGCACTGCTGGCGATATTCATGTTCGTGCTGCCCGGCCTGGTCGCCGGTGACCACCTGCACGGGGAGTGGCTCGACGAGGCGGTCGGCTACAGCCGCTACTTCTCCGCGCTGTTCCTGTTGCTGGGGGCACTGCTGCTGTTGCGCGGCCGCGGCGAAATGCGCCGACTGGCCGTGGCGGGCCTGGTCGGCACGCTGGCCCTCAACACGCTGTTCACGCTCACCGCCTGGCACAAATACGACCTGACGCCGTCGAACCAGCTGCTGGCCTCGATGCAGGCTCAGCACCGCGCGATCGGCTACTTCGGTTCATACGACGCGCAGTTCCACTTCGCCGCCCGGCTGACCGGCCCGATCGTCGAGATGCACGTGCCGGCGCAGGTCGCCGCATTCGCCCAGGCCCACCCGGACGGGGTGATCGTGACCCATCCCGGCAAGCTGACCGACGAGGACCGCCGCTACGCCCTGCTGGTGCAGCCGTTCCGCTCGTCGTGGATCGTGATCTGGTCGGCGCCGGCGCTGGCGGACGTGCAGGCCGGGCAGCTCCCGCCCGAACCGGCCACGCCCACCCTCGTCTATCCGGGCACGGCGCGCCCGTGA
- a CDS encoding tetratricopeptide repeat protein — protein sequence MSPSRIQALRAQCGGPRDGALLRFSLGAALLDANDAAEARAELERATAFDPAYSAAWKLLGKACVDSGDTDAAAQAWRRGIAAAEARGDEQARKEMTVFLRRLERSAD from the coding sequence GTGAGCCCGTCCCGCATCCAGGCCCTGCGCGCGCAGTGCGGCGGCCCGCGCGACGGGGCATTGCTGCGCTTTTCGCTCGGCGCCGCCCTGCTTGACGCAAACGACGCCGCCGAGGCCCGCGCGGAACTGGAACGGGCCACGGCCTTCGACCCGGCCTATTCGGCCGCATGGAAGCTGCTGGGCAAGGCCTGCGTGGATTCCGGCGACACCGATGCCGCCGCGCAAGCGTGGCGACGTGGCATCGCCGCCGCCGAGGCACGCGGCGACGAGCAGGCAAGGAAGGAGATGACCGTGTTCCTGCGCCGGCTCGAGCGCTCCGCCGACTGA
- a CDS encoding lipid A biosynthesis acyltransferase, producing MRADIYLLYLLLRLLALLPLRALHGAGALIGRLMLWRGARAADVTAVNLAVTRPGLSAEARRTLLRGAMVEAGKSVTEIIKVWGSGATRALGLVREVRGGELFDAALAAGKGVIIAAPHLGCWELLNYWLCSRTPMAILYRPPRIAAVEQLLRKVRGALAPEQVRAEGAGVRTLYKRLAAGGAVGILPDQKPRAGEGQVAPFFGRDALTMVLLPRLAARTGATVLFAFAERLPRGKGFRIHLLPAPAGLDDADLGVACAALNRGVEDCVERAFTQYQWQYKRYSADGLISPYDGPGRIAVD from the coding sequence ATGCGTGCGGACATCTACCTGCTCTACCTCCTGCTGCGCCTGCTGGCGCTGTTGCCGCTGCGGGCGCTGCATGGCGCCGGGGCCCTGATCGGGCGGCTGATGCTGTGGCGCGGGGCGCGTGCGGCGGACGTCACCGCGGTGAACCTCGCGGTGACCCGGCCGGGCCTGTCGGCCGAGGCCCGCCGCACGTTGCTGCGTGGCGCGATGGTCGAGGCCGGCAAGTCGGTCACCGAGATCATCAAGGTCTGGGGCAGTGGCGCGACGCGCGCGCTGGGGCTGGTGCGCGAGGTCCGCGGCGGCGAGCTGTTCGATGCCGCGCTGGCGGCGGGCAAGGGGGTGATCATCGCCGCGCCGCACCTGGGTTGCTGGGAGTTGCTGAACTACTGGCTGTGCAGCCGCACGCCGATGGCGATCCTGTACCGGCCGCCGCGGATCGCCGCGGTGGAGCAGCTCTTGCGCAAGGTGCGGGGCGCGCTCGCCCCGGAGCAGGTACGCGCGGAGGGTGCGGGGGTGCGCACGCTGTACAAGCGGCTCGCCGCCGGTGGTGCGGTCGGCATCCTTCCGGACCAGAAGCCGCGCGCCGGCGAGGGCCAGGTGGCACCGTTCTTCGGCCGCGACGCGTTGACCATGGTGCTGTTGCCACGCCTGGCAGCCCGCACCGGCGCGACCGTGCTGTTCGCCTTCGCCGAGCGCCTGCCGCGCGGAAAAGGCTTCCGCATCCATCTGCTGCCGGCGCCGGCCGGCCTGGACGATGCCGACCTGGGCGTGGCCTGCGCTGCGCTCAATCGCGGGGTGGAGGATTGCGTGGAGCGGGCGTTCACCCAGTACCAGTGGCAGTACAAGCGCTACTCGGCCGATGGGCTGATCAGCCCCTACGACGGCCCGGGTCGGATCGCGGTGGACTGA
- the dtd gene encoding D-aminoacyl-tRNA deacylase — protein sequence MIALIQRVAGAHVSVDGETVGAIGQGLLALVAVQPADGEPQTRRMLERLLGYRVFADDAGRMNRSLADTRGGLLLVSQFTLAADTRKGMRPSFTTAAPPEHGRRWFDRLVELARAAHPGVETGRFGAHMQVHLVNDGPVTFWLET from the coding sequence ATGATCGCCCTGATTCAGCGCGTCGCCGGCGCGCATGTGAGTGTCGACGGCGAGACCGTCGGAGCCATCGGCCAGGGCCTGCTGGCCCTCGTGGCCGTCCAGCCCGCCGACGGCGAGCCACAGACCCGGCGCATGCTCGAACGCCTGCTCGGCTACCGCGTGTTCGCCGACGATGCCGGCCGCATGAACCGCTCCCTCGCCGATACCCGTGGCGGCCTGCTGCTGGTCAGTCAGTTCACCCTGGCGGCCGACACCCGCAAGGGCATGCGCCCGAGTTTCACCACCGCCGCGCCCCCCGAACATGGCCGCCGCTGGTTCGATCGCCTGGTCGAGCTGGCCCGTGCCGCGCATCCGGGGGTGGAAACCGGCCGCTTCGGTGCCCATATGCAGGTTCACCTGGTGAACGACGGTCCGGTCACTTTCTGGCTGGAGACCTGA
- the rpoD gene encoding RNA polymerase sigma factor RpoD, with protein sequence MNSKAPEQQSEIKALISKGLEQGYLTYAEINDHLPDDIVDPEQIEDIMAVLKGVGIEVHDAAPDADPLADNAPGSGNDDEAAAEEAVALLSAVDAEVGRTTDPVRMYMREMGTVELLTREGEIAIAKRIEEGLGQVQTALASFPLTIELLLEEYDQHLDGKRRLSEILAGFLDLEAAADAARLEAEEAAANATDDDSEGDEDDDDSDTSSDDDDAVASGPDPEEVKRRMELLRDYYAKFQKAAPKATSITDKKIVKLRDQMAEEFLKLKLPSALIDSFVRKLREVVGDIRHHERVLMDIFIKQVKMPKAEFLKTFPSNEGNLEWAAELSRKRQKWSPNVKTHKEAIDAEQEKLAAIERKLFLPLTDIKDINRAMSVGEAKARRAKKEMVEANLRLVISIAKKYTNRGLQFLDLIQEGNIGLMKAVDKFEYRRGYKFSTYATWWIRQAITRSIADQARTIRIPVHMIETINKLNRISRQMLQQFGREATPEELAKEMDMPEDKIRKVLKIAKEPISMETPIGDDEDSHLGDFIEDSNASSPIDSATETGLMETVRDVLAGLTPREAKVLRMRFGIDMNTDHTLEEVGKQFDVTRERIRQIEAKALRKLRHPSRSEQLRSFLDLD encoded by the coding sequence ATGAATAGCAAAGCTCCCGAGCAACAGTCCGAAATCAAGGCGCTCATCTCCAAGGGTCTGGAGCAGGGCTACCTGACCTATGCCGAGATCAACGACCACCTGCCCGACGACATCGTCGACCCGGAGCAGATCGAAGACATCATGGCGGTGCTCAAGGGCGTCGGCATCGAAGTGCACGACGCCGCGCCGGACGCCGATCCGCTGGCCGACAACGCGCCCGGCAGCGGCAACGACGACGAGGCCGCCGCCGAAGAAGCCGTGGCCCTGCTGTCCGCCGTGGACGCCGAGGTCGGCCGCACCACCGACCCGGTGCGCATGTACATGCGCGAGATGGGCACGGTCGAGCTGCTGACCCGCGAGGGCGAGATCGCCATCGCCAAGCGCATCGAGGAAGGTCTGGGTCAGGTGCAGACCGCGCTGGCCAGCTTCCCGCTGACCATCGAGCTGCTGCTGGAGGAGTACGACCAGCACCTGGACGGCAAGCGCCGCCTGTCCGAGATCCTCGCCGGCTTCCTCGATCTGGAAGCCGCCGCCGACGCCGCGCGCCTGGAAGCCGAAGAGGCTGCGGCCAACGCCACCGACGACGACAGCGAAGGCGACGAGGACGACGACGACAGCGACACCTCGTCGGACGACGACGACGCCGTCGCCAGCGGTCCGGATCCGGAGGAGGTCAAGCGCCGCATGGAGCTGCTGCGCGACTACTACGCCAAGTTCCAGAAGGCGGCCCCCAAGGCCACCAGCATCACCGACAAGAAAATCGTCAAGCTGCGCGACCAGATGGCCGAGGAGTTCCTCAAGCTCAAGCTGCCGTCCGCGCTGATCGACAGCTTCGTGCGCAAGCTGCGCGAAGTGGTGGGCGACATCCGCCACCACGAGCGCGTGCTGATGGACATCTTCATCAAGCAGGTGAAGATGCCCAAGGCCGAGTTCCTCAAGACCTTCCCCAGCAACGAGGGCAACCTCGAGTGGGCGGCCGAGCTCAGCCGCAAGCGCCAGAAGTGGTCGCCGAACGTCAAGACGCACAAGGAAGCCATCGACGCCGAGCAGGAGAAGCTCGCCGCGATCGAGCGCAAGCTGTTCCTGCCGCTGACCGACATCAAGGACATCAACCGCGCGATGAGCGTGGGCGAGGCCAAGGCGCGCCGCGCCAAGAAGGAAATGGTCGAGGCGAACCTGCGCCTGGTGATCTCGATCGCCAAGAAGTACACCAACCGCGGCCTGCAGTTCCTCGACCTGATCCAGGAAGGCAACATCGGCCTGATGAAGGCGGTCGACAAGTTCGAATACCGCCGCGGCTACAAGTTCTCGACCTACGCCACCTGGTGGATCCGCCAGGCGATCACCCGCTCGATCGCCGACCAGGCGCGCACCATCCGCATCCCGGTGCACATGATCGAGACGATCAACAAGCTCAACCGCATCTCCCGCCAGATGCTCCAGCAGTTCGGCCGCGAGGCCACGCCGGAGGAACTGGCCAAGGAGATGGACATGCCCGAGGACAAGATCCGCAAGGTGCTGAAGATCGCCAAGGAGCCGATCTCCATGGAGACCCCGATCGGCGACGACGAGGACTCCCACCTGGGCGACTTCATCGAGGACTCCAACGCGTCCTCGCCGATCGACTCGGCCACCGAGACCGGCCTGATGGAGACCGTGCGCGACGTACTCGCCGGCCTCACCCCGCGGGAGGCCAAGGTGCTGCGCATGCGCTTCGGCATCGACATGAACACCGACCACACGCTGGAAGAGGTCGGCAAGCAGTTCGACGTCACCCGCGAGCGCATCCGCCAGATCGAGGCCAAGGCCCTGCGCAAGCTGCGTCATCCGAGCCGTTCGGAGCAGCTGCGCTCGTTCCTCGACCTCGACTGA
- the rarD gene encoding EamA family transporter RarD: MNAPNPSNAHSSMRSGLLFGIACYGIWGVLPLYLIALEFASALEVVAHRALWTAVICLGILAARRSLGELRETLRHGRQMAFLGAAAALIAVNWLVYVYAANQREVLQASLGYFINPLLTVLLGVFVLRERLRPAQWIAMAIATGAVTVIAVGYGHPPWLALALAGSFGLYGLMKSFAGRRTGAVTSLAVETLLLAPFALLALRWLHAHGESHFLANGWHSALLLASTGIVTAAPLTFFAAAARRLPLSLLGMLQYLAPSLQFAIAVGVNHEAMSPSRWTGFILIWAALAILSTDALHHQRRQRRAAAASTPAA; encoded by the coding sequence GTGAACGCCCCGAACCCCTCCAACGCCCATTCGTCCATGCGCAGCGGCCTGCTGTTCGGCATCGCCTGCTACGGCATCTGGGGCGTGCTGCCGCTGTACCTGATCGCGCTGGAATTCGCCTCCGCGCTGGAGGTGGTGGCGCACCGGGCGCTGTGGACGGCGGTGATCTGCCTGGGCATCCTCGCCGCCCGGCGCTCGCTCGGCGAGTTGCGCGAAACCCTGCGCCACGGCCGGCAGATGGCCTTCCTCGGTGCCGCAGCAGCGCTGATCGCGGTGAACTGGCTGGTCTACGTGTACGCCGCCAACCAGCGCGAGGTGCTGCAGGCCTCGCTCGGCTATTTCATCAACCCGCTGCTCACCGTGCTACTCGGCGTGTTCGTGCTGCGCGAACGGCTGCGGCCGGCCCAGTGGATCGCGATGGCGATCGCCACCGGCGCGGTCACCGTCATCGCCGTCGGCTACGGCCACCCGCCGTGGCTGGCGCTCGCGCTGGCGGGAAGCTTCGGCCTGTACGGCCTGATGAAAAGCTTCGCCGGCCGCCGCACCGGCGCGGTCACCAGCCTGGCTGTCGAAACCCTGCTGCTGGCGCCGTTCGCCCTGCTCGCGCTGCGCTGGCTGCATGCGCATGGCGAATCGCACTTCCTGGCCAACGGCTGGCACAGCGCGCTGCTGCTCGCCTCCACCGGCATCGTCACTGCCGCTCCGCTGACCTTCTTCGCCGCCGCGGCGCGGCGCCTGCCGCTGAGCCTGCTCGGCATGCTGCAGTACCTGGCGCCGTCGCTGCAGTTCGCCATCGCCGTGGGCGTGAACCACGAGGCGATGTCGCCGTCGCGCTGGACCGGCTTCATCCTCATCTGGGCCGCGCTCGCGATCCTGAGCACGGACGCGCTGCACCACCAGCGCCGCCAGCGGCGAGCCGCCGCCGCAAGCACCCCGGCCGCCTGA
- a CDS encoding tyrosine-type recombinase/integrase, whose protein sequence is MPLADVAIRKAKPTDKTQRLFDGGGLYLEVAPTGGKWWRLKYRYGGKEKRLSLGTYPDTGLSDARAKRDEARKLLAAGVDPSVQRKAEKASLADRTANTFGAIALEFVAKREKEGLGEKSALRARRWINKDLASLRDLPIADVTASVILSALRKLEQRGVAETAHRARGFIGQVFRYAIATDRAERNPAADLVGALEQTKTKHFASITDPAKIGKLLRAIDAYTGSAVTVAALKLAPLTFVRPGELRTAQWADIDLDAAEWRYTATKTQTPHIVPLSTQAVEILRELRLLTGRGQYVFPGVRSPQRPMSENTVNAALRYMGFDRETMSGHGFRAMARTVLDEVLHFRPDYIEHQLAHAVRDPNGRAYNRTAHLAERTKMMQAWANYLDSLKAGGNVVSIKRRTI, encoded by the coding sequence ATGCCCCTCGCAGACGTTGCCATTCGCAAGGCCAAGCCGACCGACAAGACACAGCGTCTGTTCGATGGCGGAGGCCTGTATCTGGAAGTGGCCCCGACCGGGGGCAAGTGGTGGCGGCTCAAATACCGCTATGGGGGCAAGGAAAAGCGCCTGAGCTTGGGCACCTACCCGGACACCGGCCTGTCTGACGCGCGCGCGAAGCGGGACGAAGCCCGCAAGCTGCTGGCGGCTGGCGTAGACCCCAGCGTGCAACGCAAGGCGGAAAAGGCCTCCCTTGCAGACCGCACCGCTAACACCTTCGGCGCAATCGCCCTTGAGTTCGTCGCCAAGCGCGAAAAGGAGGGGCTGGGCGAAAAGAGCGCCCTGCGTGCCCGCCGCTGGATTAACAAGGACCTCGCGAGCCTGCGGGACCTCCCGATTGCCGATGTGACCGCCTCGGTCATCCTGTCAGCCCTGCGCAAGCTGGAGCAACGCGGTGTAGCCGAGACCGCCCACCGCGCGCGCGGCTTCATCGGTCAGGTATTCCGGTATGCCATCGCTACGGATCGCGCGGAAAGGAACCCGGCTGCTGATCTCGTGGGCGCGCTTGAGCAGACCAAGACGAAGCACTTCGCCAGCATCACCGACCCCGCCAAGATCGGGAAGCTGCTCCGGGCCATCGACGCCTATACCGGCTCAGCCGTGACGGTAGCCGCCTTAAAGCTCGCCCCGCTGACGTTCGTGCGCCCCGGGGAGCTTCGGACTGCCCAATGGGCGGATATCGACCTAGACGCCGCTGAGTGGCGCTACACGGCAACCAAAACCCAGACTCCACACATAGTCCCGCTCTCTACCCAAGCGGTCGAGATCCTGCGCGAGCTGCGGCTTCTGACTGGTCGAGGGCAGTACGTGTTCCCCGGCGTGCGAAGCCCACAGCGGCCCATGTCCGAAAACACCGTAAATGCCGCGCTGCGCTACATGGGCTTTGATCGGGAGACGATGAGCGGCCACGGCTTCCGGGCGATGGCCCGCACCGTGCTGGACGAAGTGCTGCACTTCCGCCCCGACTACATCGAGCATCAGCTCGCCCACGCTGTGCGCGACCCCAACGGGCGGGCCTACAACCGCACTGCCCACCTCGCTGAGCGCACAAAGATGATGCAAGCATGGGCGAACTATCTTGATTCCCTAAAGGCGGGCGGGAACGTCGTGTCGATCAAGCGCAGGACAATCTGA
- a CDS encoding helix-turn-helix transcriptional regulator: MHSLPETGYLRIWQVIGKPATGNAPAIPAIIPVSKSTFWAGVRSGNYPKPVKLGPRITAWRVEDIRALIERDAA, from the coding sequence ATGCACTCACTCCCCGAAACCGGATACCTGCGCATCTGGCAGGTTATCGGCAAGCCTGCAACTGGCAATGCACCAGCCATCCCAGCAATCATTCCTGTCAGCAAATCGACTTTTTGGGCGGGCGTCAGGTCTGGCAACTACCCAAAGCCCGTAAAACTCGGCCCACGCATCACGGCATGGCGGGTTGAAGACATCCGCGCCCTGATCGAGAGGGACGCAGCATGA